A window of Pangasianodon hypophthalmus isolate fPanHyp1 chromosome 29, fPanHyp1.pri, whole genome shotgun sequence genomic DNA:
TAAAACCAGGTACTGTAATATAAAGTAGCCCAAGCAGCCCATACGACACCCAGACAGGGCCCTCCATGTACCCACGTTGCAGTTCCATAATAACTACCTGGGTGCGGGTGCCACCCTGTTTGCCTACAAGGGCCCTACATCAGTAGCCCATAGGGGCATCCGTATCTGGGGCCCACATTGAAAACGTCTtactctgagacatgtgaagtgAGCCAACCGCATcctttcgaactgctgctcatgctgcttcatagggcagcgtaacacactcagaggaaagcactattcctcgtcttcctcatacatgagcacATAGATGTCCACAGTCTGCTAGTGTATCAGTGACTGACGGGAGACAGTGTGTCATGGAAATTTACCCTAAAACAGGAACGAGTCAGAGGCAGATAATTGAGAGTGAAACACTTTACCTTTATTCTTGATTAAGGAGAAGAGTTATATGCAGTCATAGGACAACACCAAGTCTTCTGACAGTCAGCTTTCTACACCACTCCTTTACGACTATTTGATTACATCCTGTTTTCTTGTTAAACCTCAATTAAATGATATCATAATATGCCCCTCCCACCAATTAAGATCTCTCGGCTTCTGGTCAtgaatggctgtggcatcattgggatttgaactcatgatctccAGACGATAGGGCAAACTGTATTATATGTtgttaaagaaacattttttgctTTCACACCTTAAttgatgaatttatttattaatgaataatatataagcccttaaaataattttccaattttacttttattttacattttcccaGAAGATTCAAATGGACCCCGAaataacacagaaacacacaaagcgtaaaacaggaaaaatgttttaatttaacattatggaaatacttcagaaatataaaatatattgacATGAATATTCATATACAATGCGTATAAATATATCCATATTTACCATGtgtatgaacattttaaaaccatCTTGGCAGGTAAGGGAACTTTgccatttatatattttttaaaatcattattatttaacttaCAATAACATGCACACAATAAATTAACCATTATATGTTTACGCTAAAtaaatgtagcatttttttGCTGTATGGCAGAGGagaatttctttgttttgtttgtttgttttgtttattggttTGTACTGTTTCATACATAGACTGAAATTTCCTCATTTTCTGTCCAGTGAATTGGGCAAAAGGTACGAATGCAACACCAGGCTAaaatgatgtttgttttttgtcatcaCCTTCAGATTTTTCGCAACTACCAgctctaaaaaagaaaaaaaaaacacaacatatatatatgaaatggCAAATACACACTGAATCAGCTTAAATCATCTTAATTactgctttaaataaattacGTACTGAAACCTAATGAATTAATAACGGATAATTAAATGGtaacaatttaaatttttttgttcaaatgatttctgtttcatttattaaatcagttatgcatttaatttttaacactgcataaaataattatacaaattgctttatttcatttttttattcttattttctgagttcatttttttaaatccccatACCTCTGCTTTTTCCTTGTGTGCTTAAGGACGCTGTGGGTCACCATGACAACAAACACGATCAGCAGGAAACCAGCCACAGCCCCGAGGCCAATGAACACTCTGGACATGACAGAGTTTTTttctgtagcacacacacagacaatgaGAAAAAGTGGTGTGATTGGTGAGCGATGAGATTTTACATATAAGTGcaatttaaaatacaatttgtGACCAGAAGGTTGGGAGTTTAAAAACCCAGGAAAACCAGAGAGCCACTGATGGACACATAGATTTTTGGAATGCAGAGAAGACTTGgcataaaaaagtaaatagacTAGCATGTTGATAAAAGAAGTgtaaactaaatttaaaaactcgaaatttcattttaaattaaatctaggACATTATTGAAGTTCATATGTTAAttctaaatattaatatgcaagttaTTCAGGGTAGATTTTTCCTTTAGCAATCGACAAAAGTGCaagcatatactgtatgctgaACCATAGGCTTCGGAGGCAACACTCAGGAACTAGTTCCTTTTGTTGTATTTGATTAGTTAGTTAAAACAACTGTGGATTTTACATGTCAGGTGGACAGAAATTTAAAAACGATTGCTGTAGACATTGGCTCTCTTTTCCAGCAGTGCTTTGCCACTTATTCCCACGAGGGGTGTATGATATCTCAAAATGATCATCACTATATCTCTTTATAAGTGAAACCATGATAATTGATTACATCAGGATTTAGGTAATTAGCTAACCGTGCGGTTGCTCAGAGGAGAGCAGCATGGCGCGTGTGGCGTCCAGGTGTCCGTCATTGGGTTCAGGTGTGATGCCCAAGAGGTGGCACATCAGTGAGTATATGTGGACTGTCTCAAATGGCTCCACTGTAAAATTCTTCCGGAAGGCAGGTCCCACTGCACGGAAGAATGGCTTCATGTCCAAATCGTCATTGTCAAAGCCATGCTCTCCTTTGTTGAACTGCACTGGGATGTACTGCAAGTAAAGTTTCACAAGATCATTCTTTCTGAAGCGTTTGTGCTGGCACATACAACCGAATTTAACTTTATCTCAGTGATTTGCAGCCGCATTCCTGTCaaagttgctgttatagaaaattaatcaacgccttctgccCAATTAGAATACAGACTTCAACAACACTATTACCAATTTCAATGGTAttcagttcattttttaaactggaTAAATAGTTGTTACTCACCCCATTAATGACGTATCCCAAATCGGCCCATAGGATGATGGGCAATATGCGGTCATTTTGGGCAAAGTGCAGCCTGGGGGGCATTTCCTCTTTCTTGTAGACATGGAGGTGAGGATGAGCACCCTTCAGGGCATTGTACACTTTTTCAAGCCTTCCTGTTTTAGGGAGGAGCAAACCAGATGGCCCATAGTCGACCAGATGGAAGTCTAGATCTTGGAAAGAGAATCCCGGGATTTTGGAGAGTACAATCTCGTTCACCACGCCACCACGTAACACTGTGGTCATGCCATGGTCAGCAGTGATGATGATATTGAGGCACTGGCTGAGGCCGTTGCGCTCGACAGAAGCTCTTAGGTAGCCCACCGTTCGGTCCACCTGTCTCACCATCTCCCTGCGCTGTTCAGAGTCTGGACCGTATTTGTGGCCTGTGCTGTCTGGCTCTCCAAAATACAAGGCCACAAAGTCCAGGTCTTTTTCTCCGAACCAGACACCCATGATCTTGTCAATGTTCTGGCGCCATGCTGTCTCATTGCTGTAGTTATAGAGGCGAGGCTCCACTTCAGACACCAATGCTGTCTCACCATCGTAGGTTGAAGCTGTGCCGGGGAAGTGAAGTGAGCCAGCTCGGAGAccctgagtttaaaaaaaaaaaaaaaaagaaagaaaagaaaagaaaacagcattttatagCACATCAGATTAAAAGTCAGATGTCAAATGTTATTTCAGTGCTAAATGTGAATATacagtaatgtaaatgtaattattcaGGATATTGAATTGTCTAGTAATATTAAGTGACTGGATCTGCGGAATAATCTTGCTGCATGGTGGAGTGTCCTCACAAATTCAGGGTCattggttcaatcctgagctcaggttactgttctCCTGTACCATGGGACTGGGATACACACTGGAGCTTCCACTTGCCTAGTGGCTAACTAataaattcttttatttgtcCACCTCTGGCATTATAAGTCCAGGCACTGTGACTTAGTACCTCAGGCAATTATAATGTGTCTAAACCTAAAGGTTAATCGTGCCAGTTATCACAAGACATAATCTGTTGTGTGCCATGTTCTCTGAACAGATAACGGATAAGATATTTCTTATCTCTGCAATATAATGGATATCAATTCAAAATTTTATGTGTATTACAGTCCACCAAAGCTATGACAGTCCACCAAAAGTCCACTGACTGACCCCAAAGTCAGCTTTAGGACCAGAAAAAGTTTTTAACACTCAGCATTTTTGTATGATTGAGTGATTAGAATGTTGACATATGTTGAAACTGTAAAATACTGTGTAACAAGAGccaggttttgtgtttttgtaccTGTCTTTGAGCACTGATCCAGATGGGAAGGCTGCCGTTATCCCACCACTCGTTCACAAACTGCGTCTGGTAGTACGGCTTCTTCTCAGACGTGCTGGTGTTGAACCACATGTTGTGTATCACGCCATGATTCTCAATATATTTACCTGCAGAATAAATGACAATGGCAGTCTTGGGTAAGATTAGAGTACACATTCTTTCCATTTCTTGATATTTCTTTACACTGCGTTATGAGgatacagtaaaataattaacactgCGGTGGTGTGAGGAAGCCGTGTTAGTGTTACCACCCTGaggatgattattttcctatgatagcacatcccaaagtgttttgtttcttttatgatGCATACAATTCCcaacaattttacaattttttattgattaaagaaaaacagtctGTGGTACAAGTctctatgaatgagctgttactatagaaacgataacgtattagaatgagcttaatataaacctgcaatttGCATCTACAATACTGTCAGAGCAGAagacattaatcaacaccttctgaccaatcagaagccagaaTTCAACAAGCCAGAAGTAGAAACGCATAATAGAGTTGGAATTATTAAACACTTTGAGCAAATTAAAAAGTGATGTATACGCTTTGTGGGAATTGTAATAGGTATCTTCTTTGTACTTACAACATCTGGTGCTATGTGTAACTCTCTAGTCTGTTTATTAGTGGAAAGATGTGGATTATTCTCAGcaatgcaattcaattcaattttatttatatggttCTGTTAGcagtagacattgtcacagcCTCACTGAAAGATTTACAGAGATCCGggtatagatttagatccctactGAACCAGCCAAAGGCAACAGTAGCAAGTAAAAGCTCTCCCAGATAACATGAGGAACAAACCTTAACTCAGGGAACCTGTCCTcttttgggtgacactggatagtgggattataataaatcattacacagtgtagaagagtaaagacaaagaGTACTGAGTGTGGATgctcagtatgagcagattgtgaataagaggcATAGAATGAGCAACAGGACCGTCTTTATGATCACAGCAGCAGCTTTAGGGTACAAATATAAAGTTGGTTAGGGGTtgcctaataaagtggccataGAGGGATAACTGTGTCTTGATGAAGGATATGTCTTGATAAGATGAAAGCACTTTTACTGATAAGAGAGGTTGCATGTGTATGGTTTAGATAAGCATGTGAAGGACACAAACAGAGATAAGTGAATTTTAATGAGGTTACTGAAggatgtgtgtgctgttaccTGTAAGTAGTGTGAAATGAGTAGGACTGGTCATGGTAAAGAAGGCCGGTGTCACGTAAGGCGCTTTCACCCCATCTACGGCCATTTGGTCCAGGTGAGGTGTGTCCACATCCCTGTCATAATCCCACCTGAAACAGCAGCAGTTTTTAacatagtagtagtagtattagtagtaatcACAactgtatttacttatttatttaaataagatctaaaatAATGTGTCTATAGTGGATAAACTGCAGGCACAGAAAGTGGATATGTTGCAGGTTCACGACGAAAAATAATTGCAAACATATATATGATGCATTCaaaaactgaatatgaatgcaaAATACAAGATTGTGTGTTCTGTTTATAGGAAATGGGATTAAAACCTTTTTTCACATGAGGTACTGAGCCATAATATtgataaacattttatcattattaaaacaaagtATAACATAAATGGTATCTTGTTGTGTTCATCAGTTGGAAAGTGACTAATACTTTAATTTTAGATCTAATTGCATGGACTCTGCCCCTTTGTTTGcagtttaatgttaaaatgcCCCAAATTGCTTATTCCTTAAGGAAAACATGCAACATGAGACAAGAACACACAATACTCTAGAGACCTTGTTCGTAAATCAGTATGGTTTTTGTGGCCTTTATAAAGTGTTCACATGTTTTTACATATGGAAGCATTTAGTAAATCAGGTcttctatatatatctatataaacaATAGAGTTGGTAAGTAGGCcaatttcacttttatttcagttataCAAAGATAAAATCTCAACTAGGGGTCTACAGTTAACTGTAGCTTTAATTGTGGCTGGGGTGGTACCCTAAAGCGTGAACGTACTCTTATTGTGCACCTCTCACCTGGAATtgtggatatagtgtacctttaaaaattctttaagGCACTTAATTAGACCTTAATGGTCAGAGTAAAGATTGACACAAATTCATGAAAATTACAATAAGGGTTAATTAGACACTAAATGTGCCTGCACAACTGCTGTCACAGCTGTTCGTGGCATCTGTTGCACTTTATTATAGATCTTTCACATGGAAATGTGTATAtagtaaacttttaaaaataatttaagtataatttatcatttgaattttaaagctttactaTTTAAAGTTTCACCACATGCAACTTACCAGCTAAAAGATACACGCTAATGATAAAAACATGTATCCTtaatggtaccaccccagtgacaagtaATGGTAGAGTTTTGTACCATTTATCTGTGAGACTGTGTTTGTAAATCATGTAAAATCATGTTAGTAACACTGGCATTAATCAAGTTTTATGGCAgtgttaaattttaaatattgatgGTAACGGATACCCAATTGtatctgatttttatttcagaGTTATAGTATGCATATTAAAACATTCCtagcacatttttttcttgttactCTCAGGTTGAAATAAGTGGGACATAATCTGTAAGACAAATATGATTTTTACTGAATGTCTGATaatttagtaaaaataatacatttttgctaacaataaataaatgaattaattaatgtttaaaaacatctaTAGAAAAAGCAAattggaaaaatatttgtattattattatcttataataataaaacactaaatgtCCAAAAAATTTATGTCTTACCTGAAGCCATCAAAGGAGACCAGCAGCACCTTGCTGCGATCTAAGCAGTTATTTTTGCTGAGAGGCATGGCCTGCAAAGagcacgcaaacacacacagacacacacacaaattccacATGACTGTATCTGTTCAGTCGTCTCTTACACACAGATCAGCTCTGTGACCAGCTTAGGGATGATCTTGACTTTTGTTGTTCAGATTTTTCCTCCTGAAATCCTGAGCAgcttctctcagtctctccctctgtcaGGTCTGGGAAGTCATTCtcactgctgttttctttttttcaatcagATCAATGGCCAAAGTTTGCTCTTATCTTAACTGATTGTATCTAATTGATTACGAAGCTGTTGACTCAGCAGGTTACAGAAATGAAGTTACGGTTCTGATTAACTATCTGCCATCTAATTTAATATCACCTCTTTGAATGATTTACAAAGATAAGCACTATTCTGTTTGTAAGTATTAGCAGTAAAAGGACtatgtaaggaattaaacattattttaggGAAAGAATAAACTTCAAGGTGGATGTtccttattttcctataacagcatattccTTTGTGTTTTGAacctgcaaagcgtaaactcttcttagtcagaggtaaagttacaactttacctgtgactgttaaagtgctgacactggagactccttccataaatgttaaataaacatctccttacatgAAACAAtgttaacatgtttttaatctgtttgagtccctgtgaacgagctgttactatagaacaGATAACGTATCTAACGTATTTCTAACCCTAACCCGAGTGCATttacataaacctgtgatttgcagctgcactactgtcagagctgctgttatagaaaattaatcaacactttccaCATAATCAGGATCTCCAGAATTTAACAGAGctcaatcagaatccagaatttggTAGGGCTGTGAGCAAAACCaatataatcaataatgaaGCTCTCATCTGTGTTCTTTATGAACAGTTCTGCAAAATTGTTACAAAAAGTCACCCACCCTGTCTTGGTTATTTGGCTGTTTTGCAGTGTAGCCTCATCAATCCTGATCACATTTGCTATTAGTCTGATGATAAGGCTTgtgtttctatctctctcttcactTTGGCCTTGAAGAAAGTTCAAGGGAAACGTCTAAGATCAAAGAAACGTTCATCAGCTATCAGACTCGTATACTGCTGCTTCTCTGGTGTGTGATTTTGTGGCTCTGTGTGGCACGAAACcaagtaataaatatttatttatagatatttatttatacttccACTTGAACCCTTTGATAGAgaaacactgttgtagggttATATATAGACCCTTTAAGAGTTCTCTGAGAAGAATAACTGAAGATCCTTTAAAGatcctttaagttttctgagaACTTGTGCTTCCCGAACCCCCAACctaaaaaattattcaaattactgtagtgtatgtgtataaaaaCAGGCCAAGTCATCTCATTTCCCCAGGGCTTTTATTTCCTATCATTTACTGGCAAATaaaagaatacaaaataaaataaaaaatgataatatacaATAAAGTTTTATAAACTACATGAAAATAAGAATCTTATGATGAAATTtcattgaaatatatatatatttttttaatttccatctCATCCCTAACCTCCCCAGTGTAATGTCAGCCCCAGAGTATGAGTGTCAGTGGCGCcctctgctgccacatgttcatttttccacattattcACATAATTACATGTGGAGGACTtaccacatgtgaaaaatatgattttttccAGGAAGATTTACATCTCATGACCATGGTTTATCTTAGTTTGCCATCAGCAGATGTGCTGAACTTGattaatgtcacacacacaaacaaactagAGGAAAGTACAATAAGATATGGTGCAAAGACACTGACATTAATTTCCAACTCTTtatcaatagatagatagaatagTTGTTTAAATTCATACACAGTTGATGTGTGTCGATATGGGTGTGGTGTATAATGTGATAGCTAGACTAAAATCTCCCACTGGGATCCTTGTAGGGGAGTGCTGGTATAGTTGTCAAAGTTTTTATTTGAGTTAAATTACTcagtgattaaattaaattacagacaTCATCATTTCCACCAGGGATTAGAAACAAGGgatattaattttacattttcagatCATCCTTCTAGATCATCTTGAATTGTGGACAGGAAATTAGAGCTTTTGGGAAAATGTGCAGGTTTATGCTAGACTTTTCTTGAAATCACACTGGAATGGGAAAAAACTAATGATATTAAACAAttaggcatttaaaaaaatgacctgtTCAATGTAGAAGgattttgttgatgttttttgaTTACATGCAATGAAATATTCCatctgcttttgttttattggGTGGTAATTAGTGCTTGTGTCTTTTCTGTCTTTGAGAGCCTCTGAAGCAAGATTCTGTGAGGCTGTAGCAGGTGTTACAGGTTTACTGACCACATCCATGCTTTCCTACAATCTTACAAGAGCTAGGTGTACACAACTACACAGAAACAGTTCACAGCTTCATGCCTGCatttagagaaaataaacaactctTACAATCCCCTActttctgctgaaaaaaacGTGCAGGGATTTTTTGCATGGcgttggagattttttttttgtctaggaCAAAAGTTTCATATTGAACAGttcataattaacattaacCATTAAGACCATGCAGTCTAATTGTGTATTCAGAGATTCTACATATATGGGCTAATGTCTGCGAGTGTAaagtaaaaaagataaaatgacaataaagtacAATATGGCATATATTAATAATCtggctgaataaatgaatgtttcagTTTTAGAGCTACAAACTAACACACC
This region includes:
- the LOC113523971 gene encoding ectonucleotide pyrophosphatase/phosphodiesterase family member 7 produces the protein MWNLCVCLCVFACSLQAMPLSKNNCLDRSKVLLVSFDGFRWDYDRDVDTPHLDQMAVDGVKAPYVTPAFFTMTSPTHFTLLTGKYIENHGVIHNMWFNTSTSEKKPYYQTQFVNEWWDNGSLPIWISAQRQGLRAGSLHFPGTASTYDGETALVSEVEPRLYNYSNETAWRQNIDKIMGVWFGEKDLDFVALYFGEPDSTGHKYGPDSEQRREMVRQVDRTVGYLRASVERNGLSQCLNIIITADHGMTTVLRGGVVNEIVLSKIPGFSFQDLDFHLVDYGPSGLLLPKTGRLEKVYNALKGAHPHLHVYKKEEMPPRLHFAQNDRILPIILWADLGYVINGYIPVQFNKGEHGFDNDDLDMKPFFRAVGPAFRKNFTVEPFETVHIYSLMCHLLGITPEPNDGHLDATRAMLLSSEQPHEKNSVMSRVFIGLGAVAGFLLIVFVVMVTHSVLKHTRKKQRAGSCEKSEGDDKKQTSF